In a genomic window of Arachnia rubra:
- a CDS encoding GHMP family kinase ATP-binding protein, with protein MPDAIVSAAPMRLPVAGGGTDLPEFYQRSQTRVLAVAIDREVVVSVASDPEAARAAVPSQAGWYWVEHAAESADPYVGAAAACLETAPVVHVVVTSPIAPGSGLGGSGAYLVALVDALARHVGRVLPKPEIAEIAFTIERDLLGRTVGKQDSWVAAIGGAVQLDIDTKGHVFYHTRFDLLHAATRLLKDSQLLLFGLPETRDAATVLASSGLVNSAIVDTALRLTDENERAFLGQDIKQIGAVLRRHWDEKVRRNPAADHPACRRLTACADSMGVLGFKVVGAGGGGHLLVAVMPGRAQDLRASMATWGLRHIRVRPVATGLRRWFR; from the coding sequence GTGCCTGACGCAATAGTCTCGGCTGCCCCGATGCGCCTTCCAGTGGCCGGCGGTGGCACGGATCTACCGGAGTTCTACCAGCGGAGCCAGACTCGGGTACTGGCCGTGGCGATCGACCGCGAGGTCGTCGTCTCCGTCGCGAGCGATCCCGAGGCCGCGCGCGCCGCGGTCCCGTCGCAGGCCGGGTGGTACTGGGTCGAGCACGCTGCCGAATCCGCCGACCCATACGTCGGCGCCGCAGCCGCCTGCCTAGAGACCGCGCCAGTCGTTCACGTCGTTGTAACCTCACCGATAGCACCCGGCTCGGGTCTTGGCGGGTCGGGCGCCTACCTGGTCGCACTCGTCGATGCGCTCGCACGCCATGTCGGTCGGGTCTTGCCAAAGCCAGAGATCGCCGAGATCGCATTCACCATCGAGCGTGACCTGTTGGGCCGTACGGTCGGTAAACAGGACAGTTGGGTGGCAGCGATCGGTGGCGCGGTGCAGCTTGACATCGACACTAAAGGGCATGTATTCTATCATACCCGCTTCGACTTGCTGCATGCCGCGACGCGACTCCTCAAGGACTCTCAGCTGCTCCTATTTGGCCTGCCCGAAACCCGCGACGCTGCGACAGTCCTCGCCTCGTCCGGCCTAGTCAATTCCGCGATCGTGGACACGGCGCTTCGGCTCACGGACGAGAACGAGCGCGCTTTTCTCGGCCAGGACATCAAGCAGATCGGCGCGGTGTTGCGTCGACACTGGGATGAGAAGGTGAGGCGAAACCCCGCAGCGGACCATCCAGCCTGCCGTCGACTGACTGCTTGTGCGGACTCGATGGGTGTGCTGGGGTTCAAGGTCGTTGGAGCTGGCGGAGGTGGGCACCTGCTGGTAGCAGTGATGCCTGGTCGGGCGCAGGATCTTCGGGCGTCGATGGCCACATGGGGCCTGCGGCACATACGAGTGCGACCAGTTGCGACCGGTCTGCGCAGATGGTTTCGGTAG
- a CDS encoding Gfo/Idh/MocA family protein encodes MRVGIVGAGLQANRRLAALAPEDRLVALYSQRDRRAEALIERYGGEAVDNWQDLVARKDLDAVIVASPPRSHREIVVAALEAGKHVLCEKPLAASSEEATVMAEAAARRGRILICGFNHRFHPAITAARELLETGIHGRVLALDAAYGHGLRGGYAEEWRSDPAQVSGGQLMEQGIHLVDLVEYLVSPVDAVVARLGHHFALPGNLEDDARLLLALRSGVTATVHSSLAFWRNRFTFEVTCERATIRVVGLGGSYGVETLVVEPRIDGPFRQEITEFRGSDCSWDREWEYFREATARPQHQESDAGRRALAVVEAAYRSVKHQRWEQVAS; translated from the coding sequence GTGCGGGTAGGTATTGTGGGAGCCGGGCTGCAGGCCAACCGACGGTTGGCGGCGCTGGCGCCGGAAGACCGACTGGTCGCGCTGTACTCCCAGCGAGATAGGCGCGCCGAAGCACTTATTGAGAGATACGGCGGCGAAGCGGTCGACAATTGGCAGGACCTCGTGGCGCGAAAGGACTTGGACGCCGTGATCGTTGCCTCGCCGCCGAGGTCACATCGCGAGATCGTCGTCGCGGCACTGGAGGCCGGAAAGCACGTGTTGTGCGAGAAGCCGCTTGCCGCGTCCAGTGAGGAGGCAACGGTAATGGCAGAGGCCGCAGCCCGGCGGGGCCGGATCCTAATTTGCGGCTTCAACCATCGGTTCCACCCGGCCATCACGGCCGCGCGCGAGCTACTCGAGACTGGAATCCACGGTAGAGTGCTAGCGCTGGACGCTGCCTACGGACACGGCTTGCGCGGCGGGTATGCAGAAGAGTGGCGGTCCGACCCGGCGCAGGTATCTGGGGGGCAGTTGATGGAGCAGGGCATCCACCTAGTGGATTTAGTCGAGTATCTGGTGTCGCCCGTCGACGCCGTGGTTGCCCGGCTAGGCCACCACTTCGCCCTGCCGGGCAACCTTGAGGATGACGCGCGCCTGCTGCTTGCCCTGCGTTCGGGTGTGACCGCCACTGTGCATAGCAGCCTCGCCTTCTGGCGCAACCGCTTCACGTTCGAGGTCACGTGCGAGCGGGCGACCATCCGGGTCGTGGGCCTCGGTGGTTCGTACGGGGTGGAGACTTTGGTGGTCGAACCCCGCATCGATGGTCCGTTCCGTCAGGAGATCACCGAGTTTCGCGGCAGCGACTGTTCCTGGGATCGTGAGTGGGAGTATTTCCGGGAGGCGACGGCGCGACCGCAGCACCAGGAGAGCGACGCTGGACGGCGAGCTCTCGCCGTCGTCGAGGCCGCCTACCGGTCAGTGAAACACCAACGATGGGAGCAGGTTGCGTCATGA